In Onychostoma macrolepis isolate SWU-2019 chromosome 06, ASM1243209v1, whole genome shotgun sequence, one DNA window encodes the following:
- the atad5b gene encoding ATPase family AAA domain-containing protein 5b isoform X2 codes for METPFFLPQHTRIKNASGSVSDRRAFYAENLLETDSRPKTQVHPKHNRLKRAKTQKRSENFTGCGNNPIHVTETTESRSFCDILNNCNVQGKQFTDAAIPTGDKDNSALLPNVTSPDLPTESVRTEGRHSQTVQNVSQMQNEGYMKRSKLTLKRMSSSMSLQFVPIPGERERGSGDKSLKDIDHFRAEKEVLSSCLRTSTSDKDLLMDQPEVNINTGQIPESTKHGTTGQALTLITHPATQHICREPTNLREMKSGWRNELGNEKSSELLEEIQILNLQFPVHRFFTLLLRKRTAPKEDVSALADETDDSKHPSASVQRKRKQELEEQTCDRTFKRHRTNKGCVSADKLDFEEFSDDLAPSLAKYRNRLSRTKRRQQQTTFCAVVTEPVQNESVHQDPWPGHLRREDVLWTDKYQPQQSSEVIGNSASVGQLHSWLKEWKIRADTEERRRRQEERRMKIENSSESWDCGDFEGDTVSIDHEQELCNTVLMIGPSGVGKTAAVYACAQELGFKVFEVNSSVLRCGRLILSQLTEATQSHQVDIQKIKTLKSEIINQSKIKPDPPCKEGHMSLQLRKTSRSPSISRLSTKPQPVKLTRFFKLSCKKSVGKTSDGPGHYIHAGKLKPDGLQRSVSCFKDNRQGDQKSTCPSEGPTSLGQSQTVPMSLILFEEVDVIFPEDVGFLAAIKTFMSTTKRPIILTTNDPSFSGRLKGHFDEIHFQTPSLETIRSFLQCLCVVENMRTDPEDMAFLLCQNKGDIRQSMLQLQLWVCSGGGSTELQILKNILKCGCWTELENSGYLEILAEKMGAGLLYSNIESLFSPHFSSQSSYQQQSINLKTKGQKPIKGLMLQTSTNVHEVRPDRLSTCRRKKHLSSYEPKTFSYPHSTPHLKLSSLDASYKSSVPSKPTKHLASKTDVHGQDESLILVFQHMVCIAKFFENMSFLDAYLQRPSLRGTGLCKSEPLGWMGATLKDGLLDLPREEQIGQCFENSSQILAIVEGLGFHQCRTELSRIWTEATSLRKVLSSERWEQMICTLSLPSDKKTLRMCRCKFCEPSGVQKRNEIVSKLISSKNFCHSNKHVLSMDYLPTMRSICRAERVKEQRSLRHSHYLSSFHLPRTSLEFMALDFP; via the exons ATGGAGACACCATTCTTTCTACCTCAGCATACTAGAATCAAGAACGCTTCCGGAAGTGTCTCCGACAGAAGGGCCTTTTATGCGGAGAACCTACTAGAGACGGACAGCAGACCCAAAACCCAGGTGCATCCAAAACACAACAGGCTGAAACGAGCGAAAACACAAAAAAGATCGGAGAATTTCACTGGCTGCGGAAACAATCCCATCCATGTAACTGAGACCACCGAGTCCAGGTCATTTTGTGATATTCTGAATAACTGTAACGTTCAAGGAAAACAATTTACAGATGCTGCAATACCTACTGGCGATAAAGACAATTCAGCTCTTCTTCCTAACGTTACATCACCAGATCTTCCCACAGAAAGCGTAAGAACGGAAGGACGCCATTCTCAAACGGTGCAAAACGTTTCTCAAATGCAAAACGAGGGATATATGAAACGCAGTAAACTGACATTAAAGAGGATGAGCAGCAGTATGAGTTTGCAGTTCGTCCCCATTCCTGGAGAGAGAGAACGTGGCTCAGGTGACAAAAGCTTAAAAGACATTGATCATTTTAGAGCAGAAAAAGAGGTGTTGAGCAGCTGTTTACGAACAAGCACCAGTGACAAGGACCTTTTGATGGATCAGCCGGAGGTTAACATTAACACTGGACAAATCCCAGAGAGCACAAAACATGGTACTACTGGCCAAGCCCTGACTCTCATCACTCATCCGGCAACTCAGCACATCTGTAGAGAACCAACCAACCTCAGAGAAATG aaATCTGGATGGAGAAATGAATTAGGAAATGAAAAGAGCAGTGAGTTGCTGGAAGAGATTCAGATACTCAACTTGCAGTTTCCTGTCCACAGGTTCTTCACTCTTCTCCTGAGGAAGAGAACTGCACCTAAGGAGGATGTTTCTGCTTTGG CAGATGAAACTGATGATTCCAAGCATCCTTCAGCTTCTGtccagagaaagagaaaacaagaGTTGGAGGAGCAGACGTGTGACAGGACATTCAAACGTCACAGGACAAACAAAGGCTGTGTTTCTGCAGATAAGTTggattttgaagaattttcagATGATTTAGCCCCCTCTCTTGCAAAGTACAGAAACAGACTGAGCCGAACAAAACGTAGACAACAACAAACTACATTCTGTGCTGTAGTCACTGAACCAGTGCAGAATGAATCTGTTCATCAGGACCCATGGCCTGGCCATCTACGAAGAGAGGATGTTCTCTGGACAGATAAATATCAGCCTCAGCAGTCTAGTGAAGTCATTGGCAACTCTGCATCAGTAGGGCAACTACACAG CTGGTTGAAAGAATGGAAAATAAGAGCAGACACTGAGGAGAGGAGAAGACGACAAGAAGAAAGGAGGATGAAGATAGAAAATAGTAGTG AGTCATGGGACTGTGGTGATTTTGAAGGTGATACTGTATCCATAGACCATGAACAGGAGCTGTGTAACACAGTGCTCATGATTGGTCCATCAGGAGTGGGCAAAACGGCTGCTGTGTATGCCTGTGCACAAGAGCTGGGATTCAAG GTGTTTGAGGTGAATAGCTCAGTCCTGCGCTGTGGTCGTCTCATTCTCTCCCAGCTGACAGAGGCAACTCAATCTCATCAGGTGGACATTCAGAAAATTAAAACCCTCAAATCTGAAATCATTAACCAAAGCAAAATCAAACCTGATCCACCTT GCAAGGAAGGCCATATGAGTCTTCAACTAAGGAAAACTTCACGTTCTCCTAGCATTTCCCGTCTAAGCACTAAACCACAGCCAGTAAAACTCACTCGCTTTTTCAAGTTGAGTTGCAAAAAGTCTGTAGGTAAAACCTCTGATGGTCCTGGACATTATATACACG CTGGCAAACTGAAACCAGATGGGCTTCAGAGATCAGTGTCTTGTTTTAAGGACAATAGACAAGGTGATCAAAAATCAACATGTCCTTCTGAAGGTCCTACTTCACTTGGACAGAGCCAAACAGTCCCCATGTCACTTATACTATTTGAGGAG GTTGATGTCATTTTCCCTGAAGATGTTGGATTTCTTGCAGCTATTAAGACTTTCATGAGCACAACCAAAAGACCAATAATTCTGACAACCAATG ACCCATCATTTAGTGGAAGACTTAAGGGgcattttgatgaaatccattTCCAAACTCCTTCACTG GAAACCATCAGGAGCTTTCTGCAATGTTTGTGTGTGGTGGAGAACATGAGGACTGATCCAGAGGACATGGCCTTTTTGCTGTGTCAGAATAAGGGGGATATCAGACAGAGTATGCTCCAGCTTCAGCTCTGGGTCTGTAGTGGTGGAGGGAGCACAGAACTACAAATTCTCAAGAACATACTTAAA TGTGGATGCTGGACTGAGCTGGAAAACAGCGGGTATCTGGAGATCCTGGCAGAGAAAATGGGAGCAGGTCTACTGTACTCTAACATCGAAAGTCTCTTTTCTCCACATTTCTCATCTCAATCCTCTTATCAGCAACAGTCAATAAATCTCAAGACGAAAGGACAAAAGCCAATCAAAGGCTTGATGTTACAGACCTCCACAAATGTACATGAGGTTAGACCAGACAGGCTCTCTAcatgcagaagaaaaaaacatttgtcatCTTATGAGCCAAAAACTTTTTCTTACCCACATTCAACACCACATCTCAAACTTTCCTCTTTGGATGCATCTTATAAGTCCTCAGTCCCTTCAAAGCCAACAAAACATTTGGCTTCTAAAACAGATGTCCATGGACAAGATGAATCACTCATTCTGGTTTTTCAGCACATGGTGTGCATTGCAAAGTTTTTTGAAAACATGTCTTTTCTGGATGCTTATTTGCAAAGACCATCTCTCAGAGGAACTGGACTTTGTAAGTCAGAACCTCTTGGTTGGATGGGCGCCACATTGAAGGACGGTTTATTGGACTTACCAAGAGAGGAGCAGATCGGACAATGTTTTGAGAATTCATCACAGATATTGGCCATTGTAGAAGGTTTGGGTTTCCATCAGTGTCGGACTGAACTCTCTAGGATCTGGACAGAAGCCACAAGCCTCAGGAAGGTGTTGTCTTCAGAGAGATGGGAACAAATGATTTGCACCCTGTCTCTGCCATCTGACAAAAAAACCCTCAGAATGTGTCGATGTAAATTCTGTGAACCTAG TGGTGTCCAGAAGCGCAATGAGATTGTATCCAAACTGATCTCCAGCAAAAATTTCTGTCATAGTAATAAACATGTTCTTTCCATGGACTACCTGCCCACTATGCGCTCAATCTGCAGAGCTGAGAGAGTTAAAGAACAGCGCTCCTTAAG ACATTCACACTACCTCTCAAGCTTTCACCTGCCCAGAACCTCTCTGGAATTCATGGCCTTGGATTTCCCTTGA
- the atad5b gene encoding ATPase family AAA domain-containing protein 5b isoform X1 produces the protein METPFFLPQHTRIKNASGSVSDRRAFYAENLLETDSRPKTQVHPKHNRLKRAKTQKRSENFTGCGNNPIHVTETTESRSFCDILNNCNVQGKQFTDAAIPTGDKDNSALLPNVTSPDLPTESVRTEGRHSQTVQNVSQMQNEGYMKRSKLTLKRMSSSMSLQFVPIPGERERGSGDKSLKDIDHFRAEKEVLSSCLRTSTSDKDLLMDQPEVNINTGQIPESTKHGTTGQALTLITHPATQHICREPTNLREMKSGWRNELGNEKSSELLEEIQILNLQFPVHRFFTLLLRKRTAPKEDVSALEADETDDSKHPSASVQRKRKQELEEQTCDRTFKRHRTNKGCVSADKLDFEEFSDDLAPSLAKYRNRLSRTKRRQQQTTFCAVVTEPVQNESVHQDPWPGHLRREDVLWTDKYQPQQSSEVIGNSASVGQLHSWLKEWKIRADTEERRRRQEERRMKIENSSESWDCGDFEGDTVSIDHEQELCNTVLMIGPSGVGKTAAVYACAQELGFKVFEVNSSVLRCGRLILSQLTEATQSHQVDIQKIKTLKSEIINQSKIKPDPPCKEGHMSLQLRKTSRSPSISRLSTKPQPVKLTRFFKLSCKKSVGKTSDGPGHYIHAGKLKPDGLQRSVSCFKDNRQGDQKSTCPSEGPTSLGQSQTVPMSLILFEEVDVIFPEDVGFLAAIKTFMSTTKRPIILTTNDPSFSGRLKGHFDEIHFQTPSLETIRSFLQCLCVVENMRTDPEDMAFLLCQNKGDIRQSMLQLQLWVCSGGGSTELQILKNILKCGCWTELENSGYLEILAEKMGAGLLYSNIESLFSPHFSSQSSYQQQSINLKTKGQKPIKGLMLQTSTNVHEVRPDRLSTCRRKKHLSSYEPKTFSYPHSTPHLKLSSLDASYKSSVPSKPTKHLASKTDVHGQDESLILVFQHMVCIAKFFENMSFLDAYLQRPSLRGTGLCKSEPLGWMGATLKDGLLDLPREEQIGQCFENSSQILAIVEGLGFHQCRTELSRIWTEATSLRKVLSSERWEQMICTLSLPSDKKTLRMCRCKFCEPSGVQKRNEIVSKLISSKNFCHSNKHVLSMDYLPTMRSICRAERVKEQRSLRHSHYLSSFHLPRTSLEFMALDFP, from the exons ATGGAGACACCATTCTTTCTACCTCAGCATACTAGAATCAAGAACGCTTCCGGAAGTGTCTCCGACAGAAGGGCCTTTTATGCGGAGAACCTACTAGAGACGGACAGCAGACCCAAAACCCAGGTGCATCCAAAACACAACAGGCTGAAACGAGCGAAAACACAAAAAAGATCGGAGAATTTCACTGGCTGCGGAAACAATCCCATCCATGTAACTGAGACCACCGAGTCCAGGTCATTTTGTGATATTCTGAATAACTGTAACGTTCAAGGAAAACAATTTACAGATGCTGCAATACCTACTGGCGATAAAGACAATTCAGCTCTTCTTCCTAACGTTACATCACCAGATCTTCCCACAGAAAGCGTAAGAACGGAAGGACGCCATTCTCAAACGGTGCAAAACGTTTCTCAAATGCAAAACGAGGGATATATGAAACGCAGTAAACTGACATTAAAGAGGATGAGCAGCAGTATGAGTTTGCAGTTCGTCCCCATTCCTGGAGAGAGAGAACGTGGCTCAGGTGACAAAAGCTTAAAAGACATTGATCATTTTAGAGCAGAAAAAGAGGTGTTGAGCAGCTGTTTACGAACAAGCACCAGTGACAAGGACCTTTTGATGGATCAGCCGGAGGTTAACATTAACACTGGACAAATCCCAGAGAGCACAAAACATGGTACTACTGGCCAAGCCCTGACTCTCATCACTCATCCGGCAACTCAGCACATCTGTAGAGAACCAACCAACCTCAGAGAAATG aaATCTGGATGGAGAAATGAATTAGGAAATGAAAAGAGCAGTGAGTTGCTGGAAGAGATTCAGATACTCAACTTGCAGTTTCCTGTCCACAGGTTCTTCACTCTTCTCCTGAGGAAGAGAACTGCACCTAAGGAGGATGTTTCTGCTTTGG AAGCAGATGAAACTGATGATTCCAAGCATCCTTCAGCTTCTGtccagagaaagagaaaacaagaGTTGGAGGAGCAGACGTGTGACAGGACATTCAAACGTCACAGGACAAACAAAGGCTGTGTTTCTGCAGATAAGTTggattttgaagaattttcagATGATTTAGCCCCCTCTCTTGCAAAGTACAGAAACAGACTGAGCCGAACAAAACGTAGACAACAACAAACTACATTCTGTGCTGTAGTCACTGAACCAGTGCAGAATGAATCTGTTCATCAGGACCCATGGCCTGGCCATCTACGAAGAGAGGATGTTCTCTGGACAGATAAATATCAGCCTCAGCAGTCTAGTGAAGTCATTGGCAACTCTGCATCAGTAGGGCAACTACACAG CTGGTTGAAAGAATGGAAAATAAGAGCAGACACTGAGGAGAGGAGAAGACGACAAGAAGAAAGGAGGATGAAGATAGAAAATAGTAGTG AGTCATGGGACTGTGGTGATTTTGAAGGTGATACTGTATCCATAGACCATGAACAGGAGCTGTGTAACACAGTGCTCATGATTGGTCCATCAGGAGTGGGCAAAACGGCTGCTGTGTATGCCTGTGCACAAGAGCTGGGATTCAAG GTGTTTGAGGTGAATAGCTCAGTCCTGCGCTGTGGTCGTCTCATTCTCTCCCAGCTGACAGAGGCAACTCAATCTCATCAGGTGGACATTCAGAAAATTAAAACCCTCAAATCTGAAATCATTAACCAAAGCAAAATCAAACCTGATCCACCTT GCAAGGAAGGCCATATGAGTCTTCAACTAAGGAAAACTTCACGTTCTCCTAGCATTTCCCGTCTAAGCACTAAACCACAGCCAGTAAAACTCACTCGCTTTTTCAAGTTGAGTTGCAAAAAGTCTGTAGGTAAAACCTCTGATGGTCCTGGACATTATATACACG CTGGCAAACTGAAACCAGATGGGCTTCAGAGATCAGTGTCTTGTTTTAAGGACAATAGACAAGGTGATCAAAAATCAACATGTCCTTCTGAAGGTCCTACTTCACTTGGACAGAGCCAAACAGTCCCCATGTCACTTATACTATTTGAGGAG GTTGATGTCATTTTCCCTGAAGATGTTGGATTTCTTGCAGCTATTAAGACTTTCATGAGCACAACCAAAAGACCAATAATTCTGACAACCAATG ACCCATCATTTAGTGGAAGACTTAAGGGgcattttgatgaaatccattTCCAAACTCCTTCACTG GAAACCATCAGGAGCTTTCTGCAATGTTTGTGTGTGGTGGAGAACATGAGGACTGATCCAGAGGACATGGCCTTTTTGCTGTGTCAGAATAAGGGGGATATCAGACAGAGTATGCTCCAGCTTCAGCTCTGGGTCTGTAGTGGTGGAGGGAGCACAGAACTACAAATTCTCAAGAACATACTTAAA TGTGGATGCTGGACTGAGCTGGAAAACAGCGGGTATCTGGAGATCCTGGCAGAGAAAATGGGAGCAGGTCTACTGTACTCTAACATCGAAAGTCTCTTTTCTCCACATTTCTCATCTCAATCCTCTTATCAGCAACAGTCAATAAATCTCAAGACGAAAGGACAAAAGCCAATCAAAGGCTTGATGTTACAGACCTCCACAAATGTACATGAGGTTAGACCAGACAGGCTCTCTAcatgcagaagaaaaaaacatttgtcatCTTATGAGCCAAAAACTTTTTCTTACCCACATTCAACACCACATCTCAAACTTTCCTCTTTGGATGCATCTTATAAGTCCTCAGTCCCTTCAAAGCCAACAAAACATTTGGCTTCTAAAACAGATGTCCATGGACAAGATGAATCACTCATTCTGGTTTTTCAGCACATGGTGTGCATTGCAAAGTTTTTTGAAAACATGTCTTTTCTGGATGCTTATTTGCAAAGACCATCTCTCAGAGGAACTGGACTTTGTAAGTCAGAACCTCTTGGTTGGATGGGCGCCACATTGAAGGACGGTTTATTGGACTTACCAAGAGAGGAGCAGATCGGACAATGTTTTGAGAATTCATCACAGATATTGGCCATTGTAGAAGGTTTGGGTTTCCATCAGTGTCGGACTGAACTCTCTAGGATCTGGACAGAAGCCACAAGCCTCAGGAAGGTGTTGTCTTCAGAGAGATGGGAACAAATGATTTGCACCCTGTCTCTGCCATCTGACAAAAAAACCCTCAGAATGTGTCGATGTAAATTCTGTGAACCTAG TGGTGTCCAGAAGCGCAATGAGATTGTATCCAAACTGATCTCCAGCAAAAATTTCTGTCATAGTAATAAACATGTTCTTTCCATGGACTACCTGCCCACTATGCGCTCAATCTGCAGAGCTGAGAGAGTTAAAGAACAGCGCTCCTTAAG ACATTCACACTACCTCTCAAGCTTTCACCTGCCCAGAACCTCTCTGGAATTCATGGCCTTGGATTTCCCTTGA